A stretch of the bacterium genome encodes the following:
- a CDS encoding PD-(D/E)XK nuclease family protein — protein MEKSTYKLSPSDFAYLYEDCKYCYTLKIKQGIVQPSMPMPGVFGAINTRIQGSLVGKNLQSLAKNLPDGEVVTQEGWVESIQIPGTSVYLKGKYDLLVKNSDGSHTLVDLKISQPGEDKIEKYKTQLTAYKYALENPKTNSPIKVSKLALLIFYPDKVSFESGAALLDFPANWLEVPADDEAFQIFIKGVDRLLAGPEPAESETCKWCVYRKKFQPQEKIVDDIPF, from the coding sequence ATGGAAAAATCTACCTACAAACTAAGCCCTTCGGATTTCGCTTATCTTTACGAAGACTGCAAATATTGCTACACACTTAAAATCAAACAAGGAATAGTCCAACCTAGTATGCCAATGCCGGGTGTCTTTGGCGCGATTAATACTCGGATTCAAGGAAGTCTGGTCGGTAAAAATCTCCAAAGCCTCGCCAAAAACTTACCGGACGGCGAAGTTGTTACTCAGGAAGGCTGGGTTGAATCAATTCAAATTCCCGGAACTTCAGTTTACCTAAAAGGAAAATATGATCTTTTGGTCAAAAACTCTGACGGCAGCCACACTTTGGTTGATCTTAAAATCAGCCAGCCTGGGGAGGACAAGATCGAAAAATATAAAACTCAGCTGACTGCGTACAAATACGCTTTGGAAAACCCCAAAACAAACTCTCCCATCAAGGTCAGCAAACTTGCTTTACTAATCTTTTATCCGGACAAAGTTTCATTTGAAAGTGGAGCTGCCTTGCTCGACTTTCCCGCGAATTGGCTGGAAGTTCCAGCTGACGATGAGGCTTTCCAGATCTTTATCAAAGGAGTTGATCGGCTGCTTGCTGGTCCGGAGCCGGCTGAGAGCGAAACCTGTAAATGGTGTGTCTATAGAAAGAAGTTTCAACCACAGGAAAAGATTGTTGACGATATACCTTTTTAG
- a CDS encoding amidohydrolase family protein, translated as MLAFSRKRLIASLVGLLLLLSTASAIYYFLRPAQTPQESAQKETPKFEAFWKQRIEAAMAPSNCPDTGQPKIPTTSYQGKLYDGHIHIPSIFTGGENDEPSYEDKVVNSTLGVNIKMSEFVCVLEHDGTSKAFAFFPVYREMSRQHIEIAKQTMERYPDRFVPYVMPPDNDGSKDGFPTVDADSLKKMLGADPGLFKGYGEIGLYARSGGSPALFPDSPRLTEIYPVVRKNKLLIYFHLGEGMRESYKKIIKANPDINFLFHGDQLIQCEKCSQDLSQIEDVLGSAPNVYYEVDELWGDVFIFQPEVTKKQFFNHFKDYKPLLKKDVATWKGFIEKFPDQVIWGSDRGIFRWPVDLEVSRQLTDYVRAFIARLDPTVQEKYAYKNIEKLLPN; from the coding sequence ATGCTTGCCTTTTCTAGAAAAAGATTGATCGCTAGCCTTGTCGGGCTCCTGCTACTTCTCTCGACAGCCTCCGCCATCTACTACTTCCTCCGTCCGGCCCAAACACCGCAAGAATCTGCTCAAAAGGAAACCCCCAAATTTGAGGCTTTTTGGAAACAGCGAATTGAGGCCGCTATGGCCCCCTCCAACTGCCCCGACACAGGTCAACCCAAGATCCCAACCACTTCTTATCAAGGCAAACTTTATGACGGGCACATCCACATTCCTTCTATTTTCACCGGGGGTGAGAATGACGAACCGAGCTACGAAGACAAGGTGGTAAATTCAACTTTAGGTGTAAATATAAAAATGAGTGAGTTCGTTTGTGTCCTCGAACATGATGGCACGAGCAAGGCTTTTGCCTTTTTCCCAGTTTACCGAGAGATGAGCCGTCAACACATTGAGATCGCAAAGCAAACAATGGAGCGTTATCCGGATCGGTTTGTCCCCTACGTAATGCCACCGGACAATGATGGCTCGAAGGACGGCTTTCCCACGGTGGACGCGGACAGCCTCAAAAAAATGCTCGGGGCTGACCCAGGATTGTTCAAGGGTTATGGAGAGATTGGACTTTACGCCCGCAGCGGTGGCTCCCCAGCGCTATTTCCGGACTCGCCGAGACTAACGGAAATTTACCCAGTTGTGAGAAAAAACAAACTCCTGATTTATTTTCACCTTGGGGAAGGAATGCGGGAAAGCTACAAAAAGATCATTAAAGCTAATCCTGACATTAATTTTCTCTTCCATGGCGATCAGCTGATTCAGTGCGAAAAGTGCTCACAAGATCTTTCCCAAATCGAAGACGTTTTGGGTTCAGCACCGAATGTTTACTACGAAGTTGACGAGCTCTGGGGTGATGTTTTTATCTTTCAGCCAGAGGTGACGAAGAAGCAGTTCTTCAATCATTTCAAAGATTACAAACCGCTGCTAAAAAAAGACGTTGCGACCTGGAAAGGATTCATCGAGAAATTTCCCGATCAAGTCATCTGGGGCAGCGACCGCGGCATTTTCCGCTGGCCGGTTGATCTTGAAGTGAGTCGGCAGCTGACTGATTACGTCCGTGCCTTTATTGCCCGTCTAGACCCAACGGTCCAGGAAAAATACGCCTACAAAAACATTGAAAAGCTGCTGCCAAACTAG
- a CDS encoding DUF167 domain-containing protein, translating to MKIFVKVKPAAKEDRLEKLDETHYRVSVKAPPVRGQANDSVVVSLALFFKVPKAKIRIISGLTSREKTIKLV from the coding sequence ATGAAAATCTTTGTCAAAGTCAAACCAGCTGCAAAAGAAGACAGGCTCGAGAAGCTCGATGAAACTCATTATCGAGTCTCGGTCAAAGCTCCGCCAGTCAGAGGCCAAGCCAATGACAGCGTGGTCGTCTCGTTGGCCCTTTTTTTCAAAGTCCCCAAAGCAAAGATTCGGATCATCTCCGGTTTAACTTCCAGGGAGAAAACAATTAAGTTAGTTTAG